A region from the Benincasa hispida cultivar B227 chromosome 12, ASM972705v1, whole genome shotgun sequence genome encodes:
- the LOC120067179 gene encoding probable prolyl 4-hydroxylase 4: MFKFRNLLFIFLILISLVVRESTCSYAGSASSTVDPSKVKQISWKPRAFVYEGFLTDLECDHLVSIARSELKRSEVADNDSGKSKLSTVRTSSGMFISKSKDPIVSGIEDKISAWTFLPKENGEDIQVLRYEHGEKYESHYDYFVDKVNIAWGGHRLATVLMYLSNVTKGGETVFPLAEKSAHRRAYETDEDLSECARKGIAVKPKKGDALLFFSLEPNAIPDTNSLHGGCPVLEGEKWSATKWIHVDSFSKNLGNIGNCTDLNESCERWAALGECTKNPEYMVGSPEMPGYCRRSCRIC; this comes from the exons ATGTTCAAATTTCGTAATCTGTTATTCATCTTCTTGATTTTGATCTCATTGGTTGTTCGGGAATCAACTTGTTCGTATGCTGGTTCGGCTAGCTCCACCGTagatcctagtaaagtgaagcaGATTTCATGGAAACCGAG AGCTTTTGTATATGAAGGTTTTCTCACGGACCTAGAATGTGACCACCTGGTTTCTATA GCGAGATCCGAGCTAAAGAGATCCGAGGTTGCTGATAATGATTCAGGAAAGAGCAAGCTCAGTACTGTGCGAACGAGTTCAGGAATGTTCATTTCTAAAAGCAAG gaTCCAATTGTTTCTGGCATAGAGGACAAAATTTCTGCATGGACTTTTCTTCCAAAAG AAAATGGGGAGGATATTCAGGTACTGAGATATGAGCATGGAGAGAAATATGAGTCACATTATGATTACTTTGTTGACAAGGTAAATATTGCCTGGGGAGGACATCGTTTAGCTACAGTTCTTATGTATCTCTCTAATGTGACCAAAGGCGGTGAAACAGTATTCCCCTTGGCAGAG AAATCTGCCCATCGGAGAGCTTATGAAACAGACGAGGATCTCTCAGAGTGTGCAAGGAAAGGAATTGCAG TGAAACCGAAGAAAGGCGATGCCCTTCTTTTCTTTAGTCTTGAACCAAATGCTATCCCAGACACGAACAGTCTCCATGGAGGTTGCCCTGTCCTTGAAGGAGAAAAATGGTCAGCAACAAAGTGGATTCACGTCGACTCTTTCAGCAAAAACTTAGGAAACATTGGGAATTGTACTGATCTAAATGAAAGTTGTGAGAGATGGGCTGCCTTAGGGGAATGCACCAAAAACCCAGAATATATGGTCGGATCTCCAGAAATGCCTGGCTACTGTAGGCGGAGTTGCAGGATCTGTTGA